The following coding sequences lie in one Takifugu flavidus isolate HTHZ2018 chromosome 4, ASM371156v2, whole genome shotgun sequence genomic window:
- the LOC130524047 gene encoding cell division control protein 42 homolog isoform X2, which translates to MQTIKCVVVGDGAVGKTCLLISYTTNKFPSEYVPTVFDNYAVTVMIGGEPYTLGLFDTAGQEDYDRLRPLSYPQTDVFLVCFSVVSPSSFENVKEKWVPEITHHCPKTPFLLVGTQIDLRDDPSTIEKLAKNKQKPITPETAEKLARDLKAVKYVECSALTQRGLKNVFDEAILAALEPPETQRNTKCCIF; encoded by the exons ATGCAGACCATCAAGTGTGTTGTCGTGGGTGACGGTGCTGTGGGTAAAACCTGCCTGCTCATCTCTTACACCACAAACAAGTTTCCCTCTGAATATGTTCCTACG GTGTTTGACAACTATGCCGTAACTGTGATGATCGGAGGGGAGCCCTACACTCTGGGCCTGTTCGATACAGCAG GTCAGGAAGACTACGACAGGTTACGGCCGCTGAGTTATCCACAGACGGACGTGTTCCTGGTCTGTTTCTCTGTCgtctccccctcttcctttgaaaatgtcaaagaaaag TGGGTCCCAGAGATCACCCACCACTGTCCAAAGACGCCCTTCCTGCTGGTTGGGACCCAGATTGACTTGCGGGATGACCCGTCCACCATCGAGAAGCTGGCCAAGAACAAGCAGAAGCCCATCACTCCGGAGACGGCTGAGAAGCTGGCGAGAGACCTCAAGGCTGTGAAATATGTGGAGTGCTCAGCGCTCACACAG CGAGGGCTGAAGAATGTTTTTGATGAAGCTATCCTAGCTGCTCTCGAGCCACCTGAGACGCAAAGAAACACTAAATGCTGTATATTCTAA
- the wnt4 gene encoding protein Wnt-4a, translating to MTEEYVLRCVLMLCCALLSANASNWLYLAKLSSVGSIRDEETCERLRGLIQRQVQICKRSVEVMDAVRRGAQLAIDECQFQFRNRRWNCSTLETMPVFGKVVTQGTREAAFVYAISAASVAFAVTRACSSGELEKCGCDHNVHGVSQEGFQWSGCSDNIAYGVAFSQSFVDVRERSKGQSSSRALMNLHNNEAGRKAILSHMRVECKCHGVSGSCEVKTCWKAMPPFRKVGNIIKEKFDGATEVEQRKVGTTKVLVPRNSQFKPHTDEDLVYLDPSPDFCDHDPRTPGMLGTVGRQCNRTSKAIDGCELMCCGRGFQTQEVEVVDRCSCKFHWCCYVKCKQCRKMVEIHTCR from the exons ATGACCGAGGAATATGTTTTGCGCTGCGTCCTGATGCTCTGCTGCGCGCTCCTCTCGGCCAACGCGAGCAACTGGCT GTACCTGGCCAAGCTGTCATCAGTGGGGAGCATCCGGGACGAGGAGACCTGTGAGCGGTTACGAGGCCTGATCCAGAGACAG GTTCAGATCTGCAAGCGCAGTGTGGAGGTGATGGATGCAGTGCGGCGTGGAGCCCAGCTGGCGATAGACGAGTGCCAGTTCCAGTTTCGCAACCGGCGTTGGAATTGTTCCACTCTGGAGACCATGCCTGTGTTTGGCAAAGTGGTCACGCAGG gtACCCGTGAAGCAGCCTTTGTGTACGCCATCTCAGCAGCCAGTGTGGCGTTCGCGGTCACGAGAGCCTGCAGCAGCGGAGAGCTGGAGAAATGTGGCTGTGACCACAATGTACATGGAGTCAGCCAGGAGG GGTTCCAGTGGTCGGGCTGCAGTGACAACATCGCCTACGGAGTGGCCTTCTCTCAGTCCTTCGTGGACGTGAGGGAGCGGAGTAAAGGCCAGTCGTCCAGCCGCGCGCTCATGAACCTGCACAACAACGAGGCTGGCAGGAAG GCCATCCTGTCCCACATGCGCGTTGAATGCAAATGCCACGGCGTGTCGGGCTCCTGCGAGGTGAAGACCTGCTGGAAGGCCATGCCGCCCTTCCGCAAAGTAGGCAACATCATCAAAGAGAAGTTTGACGGCGCCACCGAGGTGGAGCAGCGCAAGGTGGGCACCACCAAAGTCCTGGTGCCTCGCAACTCCCAGTTCAAGCCTCACACGGATGAAGATCTGGTCTACTTGGACCCGAGTCCGGACTTTTGTGACCACGACCCGCGCACGCCGGGTATGCTGGGCACGGTGGGCCGCCAGTGTAACAGAACCTCAAAAGCCATCGATGGCTGCGAGCTGATGTGCTGCGGCCGTGGCTTCCAGacgcaggaggtggaggtggtggacagGTGCAGCTGTAAGTTCCACTGGTGCTGTTACGTCAAATGCAAACAGTGCCGCAAAATGGTGGAGATTCACACTTGtcggtga
- the LOC130524047 gene encoding cell division control protein 42 homolog isoform X1, whose protein sequence is MQTIKCVVVGDGAVGKTCLLISYTTNKFPSEYVPTVFDNYAVTVMIGGEPYTLGLFDTAGQEDYDRLRPLSYPQTDVFLVCFSVVSPSSFENVKEKWVPEITHHCPKTPFLLVGTQIDLRDDPSTIEKLAKNKQKPITPETAEKLARDLKAVKYVECSALTQKGLKNVFDEAILAALEPPEPKKKRKCVLL, encoded by the exons ATGCAGACCATCAAGTGTGTTGTCGTGGGTGACGGTGCTGTGGGTAAAACCTGCCTGCTCATCTCTTACACCACAAACAAGTTTCCCTCTGAATATGTTCCTACG GTGTTTGACAACTATGCCGTAACTGTGATGATCGGAGGGGAGCCCTACACTCTGGGCCTGTTCGATACAGCAG GTCAGGAAGACTACGACAGGTTACGGCCGCTGAGTTATCCACAGACGGACGTGTTCCTGGTCTGTTTCTCTGTCgtctccccctcttcctttgaaaatgtcaaagaaaag TGGGTCCCAGAGATCACCCACCACTGTCCAAAGACGCCCTTCCTGCTGGTTGGGACCCAGATTGACTTGCGGGATGACCCGTCCACCATCGAGAAGCTGGCCAAGAACAAGCAGAAGCCCATCACTCCGGAGACGGCTGAGAAGCTGGCGAGAGACCTCAAGGCTGTGAAATATGTGGAGTGCTCAGCGCTCACACAG AAAGGCCTAAAGAATGTGTTTGATGAGGCGATATTGGCTGCACTGGAGCCTCCAGAGCCCAAGAAGAAACGCAAATGTGTGCTGCTATGA